A DNA window from Trypanosoma brucei brucei TREU927 chromosome 11 chr11_scaffold01 genomic scaffold, whole genome shotgun sequence contains the following coding sequences:
- a CDS encoding mitochondrial RNA-binding protein 1, whose translation MIRLACLRGPAMRSAWSRGASTFSGVQSLPKFEIHDVRDDPALGTMTRVAVDGKLLLISQYPQLGPRKVDPNDLSPQFDADRRISVRLRHVDLAYLVGVCKERVPRHRMETKAYTLDFEKSAQGYHLHGKVHRVASQRMEDWSVKFDNHFAVTLEHFLESALDESFGFRQHYATRAAEGGEKIAATSSAEGGARRKRSVSDTSRYH comes from the coding sequence ATGATTCGACTCGCATGCCTGCGTGGACCGGCCATGCGCTCAGCCTGGTCCCGTGGCGCTTCTACTTTTTCCGGCGTTCAGTCACTGCCTAAATTTGAAATTCACGACGTGCGGGATGACCCTGCGCTCGGAACAATGACGCGTGTTGCCGTTGATGGGAAGCTGCTTCTCATTTCTCAGTACCCACAACTGGGCCCACGCAAAGTGGATCCAAATGATTTAAGTCCTCAGTTTGATGCGGACCGTCGCATTTCCGTAAGGCTGCGTCATGTAGACCTTGCGTATCTTGTCGGCGTATGTAAGGAGCGGGTGCCACGTCATCGCATGGAAACAAAGGCGTATACGCTCGATTTTGAGAAGTCTGCACAGGGGTATCACCTTCACGGGAAGGTGCATCGCGTGGCCTCGCAGCGGATGGAGGACTGGTCTGTTAAATTTGATAACCATTTCGCCGTGACGTTGGAGCACTTTTTGGAGAGTGCATTGGACGAGAGCTTCGGGTTTCGTCAGCACTATGCCACGCGGGCCGCagagggaggggagaaaattGCAGCGACATCTTCAGCGGAGGGAGGCGCAAGGCGGAAGCGATCTGTAAGTGACACATCGCGATACCATTAA